In Clostridium sp. JN-1, one genomic interval encodes:
- a CDS encoding response regulator transcription factor — protein sequence MNNTYKLFIIEDDKDMCEALSNLLSKWEFEVTVCKDFEKVIENFLEYKPDVVLMDINLPVCDGFYWCKKIRQISKTPIIFVSSRDSNMDIVMAINNGGDDFIQKPFNSEVLIAKLQAVIRRTYEYKNEETKVLKCNDLLLNLDNATLIYNGNSLELTKNEMLLLKTLMENKGKGVSRSKLMKKLWDDDIYVNENTLTVNINRLRNRLDQIGIKDLIVTQKGIGYIIL from the coding sequence ATGAATAATACATATAAATTATTTATAATTGAAGATGACAAAGATATGTGTGAAGCGTTAAGTAATCTTCTAAGCAAATGGGAATTTGAAGTAACTGTATGTAAAGACTTTGAAAAAGTAATAGAGAACTTTTTAGAATACAAACCTGATGTTGTTCTCATGGACATCAATCTTCCAGTATGTGATGGTTTCTATTGGTGTAAAAAGATAAGACAAATATCTAAAACGCCAATTATATTTGTGTCTTCAAGGGACAGCAATATGGATATAGTAATGGCAATTAATAATGGTGGAGATGATTTTATACAAAAACCCTTTAACTCAGAGGTGTTAATTGCCAAATTACAAGCTGTTATAAGAAGGACCTATGAGTATAAAAATGAAGAAACAAAAGTGCTGAAATGTAACGACTTATTATTAAATTTAGATAACGCAACTCTCATATACAATGGAAATTCCTTAGAGCTTACTAAAAATGAAATGCTGCTTTTAAAAACTCTTATGGAGAATAAGGGGAAAGGGGTTTCTAGGAGTAAGCTTATGAAAAAGCTTTGGGATGACGATATATATGTTAATGAAAATACTCTCACTGTTAACATTAATAGACTAAGAAATAGGTTGGATCAGATTGGAATAAAAGATTTAATAGTGACGCAAAAAGGTATTGGGTATATAATATTATGA